The proteins below are encoded in one region of Nocardioides marmorisolisilvae:
- the narH gene encoding nitrate reductase subunit beta, producing MRVMAQMAMVMNLDKCIGCHTCSVTCKQAWTNRAGTEYVWFNNVETRPGQGYPRTYEDQDQWKGGWDLNKRGRLKLKAGGRFKKLLTIFANPKLPNIRDYYEPWTYDYSTLTDAPAQQHVPVARPKSLLTGKDMPITWSANWDDDLGGSEATYEKDPVLQKISAEVKRSFEETFMFYLPRICEHCLNPSCAASCPSGAIYKREEDGIVLVDQDRCRGWRMCISGCPYKKIYFNHRTGKAEKCTFCFPRIEVGIPTVCSETCVGRLRYIGLVLYDADKVLEAASTPDEHDLYEAQRAVLLDPDDPEVQRAAEQAGIPHDWVVAAQRSPIHALINKYRVALPLHPEYRTMPMVWYIPPLSPVVDVVRDTGEDAESKRNLFAAIDALRIPIEYLAGLFTAGDTVPVDRVLRKLAAMRSYMRDINMGRDPDGSIPAAVGMSEEDMYDMYRLLALAKYDERYVIPSAHAEQAHSLEALGTECPVGSGPFGEGSGSPVPIAVENFAMLRDRQTADTMAAPDEKGGRVNLLNWDGKGRPSGLFPAAGDVRAPDGSEASTPDTSHDGSTGPGGTGGLTGGADFR from the coding sequence ATGCGCGTCATGGCACAGATGGCGATGGTGATGAACCTCGACAAGTGCATCGGCTGCCACACCTGCTCGGTCACCTGCAAGCAGGCCTGGACGAACCGCGCCGGGACCGAGTACGTCTGGTTCAACAACGTCGAGACCCGGCCCGGACAGGGCTATCCACGCACCTACGAGGACCAGGACCAGTGGAAGGGCGGCTGGGACCTGAACAAGCGCGGCCGGCTGAAGCTCAAGGCCGGCGGCCGGTTCAAGAAGCTGCTCACGATCTTCGCCAACCCGAAGCTGCCCAACATCCGCGACTACTACGAGCCCTGGACCTACGACTACTCCACGCTCACCGACGCTCCGGCCCAGCAGCACGTGCCGGTCGCTCGTCCTAAGTCGCTGTTGACCGGCAAGGACATGCCGATCACCTGGTCCGCCAACTGGGACGACGACCTCGGCGGCTCCGAGGCGACGTACGAGAAGGACCCGGTGCTGCAGAAGATCTCGGCGGAGGTGAAGCGCTCCTTCGAGGAGACCTTCATGTTCTACCTCCCGCGCATCTGCGAGCACTGCCTGAACCCCTCCTGCGCGGCGTCGTGCCCCAGCGGCGCGATCTACAAGCGCGAGGAGGACGGCATCGTGTTGGTCGACCAGGACCGCTGCCGCGGCTGGCGGATGTGCATCTCCGGCTGCCCCTACAAGAAGATCTACTTCAACCACCGCACCGGCAAGGCGGAGAAGTGCACGTTCTGCTTCCCGCGCATCGAGGTCGGCATCCCGACGGTCTGCTCGGAGACCTGCGTCGGCCGGCTGCGCTACATCGGCCTGGTGCTGTACGACGCCGACAAGGTGCTCGAGGCCGCGTCCACCCCGGACGAGCACGACCTCTACGAGGCGCAGCGCGCCGTCCTCCTCGACCCCGACGATCCGGAGGTGCAGCGCGCGGCGGAGCAGGCCGGCATCCCGCACGACTGGGTCGTCGCGGCCCAGCGCTCTCCCATCCACGCGCTGATCAACAAGTACAGGGTCGCCCTCCCGCTGCACCCGGAGTACCGCACCATGCCGATGGTCTGGTACATCCCGCCGCTCTCGCCCGTCGTCGACGTGGTGCGCGACACCGGCGAGGACGCCGAGAGCAAGCGCAACCTCTTCGCGGCCATCGACGCCCTGCGGATTCCGATCGAGTACCTCGCCGGCCTGTTCACCGCCGGCGACACCGTGCCCGTCGACCGGGTGCTGCGCAAGCTGGCCGCGATGCGGTCCTACATGCGTGACATCAACATGGGGCGCGATCCTGACGGATCGATCCCCGCGGCGGTCGGGATGAGCGAGGAGGACATGTACGACATGTACCGCCTGCTCGCTCTGGCGAAGTACGACGAGCGGTACGTCATCCCGTCCGCGCATGCCGAGCAGGCGCACTCCCTGGAGGCACTCGGCACCGAGTGCCCGGTTGGCTCGGGACCCTTCGGGGAGGGTTCCGGGTCGCCAGTCCCGATCGCGGTGGAGAACTTCGCGATGCTCCGTGACCGGCAGACCGCGGACACGATGGCTGCGCCGGACGAGAAGGGCGGGCGCGTCAACCTGCTCAACTGGGACGGCAAGGGTCGGCCCAGCGGGCTGTTTCCGGCGGCCGGCGACGTCCGGGCGCCGGACGGCAGCGAGGCGAGCACACCGGACACCTCCCACGACGGATCCACCGGACCCGGAGGTACCGGCGGCCTGACCGGAGGGGCGGACTTCAGGTGA
- the narJ gene encoding nitrate reductase molybdenum cofactor assembly chaperone: MSRHPSPALPADQLTVAWQSASLLLSYPDEALLERLPTISAALDLVPARIRDALRGVVDFLASGDLTAMQQQYVETFDSRRRTNLYLTYFAHGDTRKRGLALLRFKQTYLRSGFVLDAGEATGGELPDHLCVVLEYTACVDQRLGWKLVLDHRAGLELLRLALRESGSPWSGAVEAVCATLPKIRGEEMEAVHRLAAEGPPAEEVGLTPYGTPAFDAALEERGVHA, from the coding sequence ATGAGCAGGCATCCCTCGCCAGCACTGCCCGCCGATCAGCTCACCGTGGCCTGGCAGTCGGCGTCGCTGCTGCTGTCCTACCCCGACGAGGCGCTGCTCGAGCGGCTCCCGACGATCAGTGCGGCGCTCGACCTGGTGCCTGCGCGGATCCGCGACGCCCTCAGGGGGGTCGTCGACTTCCTCGCCTCGGGCGACCTCACCGCGATGCAGCAGCAGTACGTCGAGACCTTCGACAGCCGCCGGCGCACCAACCTCTACCTCACCTACTTCGCCCACGGGGACACGCGCAAGCGCGGCCTCGCCCTGCTCCGGTTCAAGCAGACCTATCTGCGCTCGGGCTTCGTCCTCGACGCCGGCGAGGCGACCGGCGGTGAGCTTCCCGACCATCTCTGCGTGGTTCTCGAGTACACCGCCTGCGTCGACCAGCGGCTTGGCTGGAAGCTGGTGCTCGACCACCGCGCCGGTCTCGAGCTGCTCCGGCTGGCGCTCCGGGAGAGCGGGTCCCCGTGGTCCGGTGCCGTGGAGGCGGTCTGCGCGACGCTGCCGAAGATCCGTGGCGAGGAGATGGAGGCCGTGCACCGACTCGCCGCGGAGGGGCCGCCGGCCGAGGAGGTCGGGCTGACGCCGTACGGCACCCCGGCCTTCGACGCCGCCCTCGAGGAGCGAGGAGTCCACGCATGA
- the narI gene encoding respiratory nitrate reductase subunit gamma — protein sequence MNTFWWVIYPYICLTFFVLGHIWRYRYDKFGWTTRSSQLYEARLLRWGSPLFHFGILFVFLGHVMGLGVPESWTQAVGISEGIYHAMAIGIGSVAGFSTIVGMVILIYRRRTVGPVFSVTTKMDKFMYAVLASVIVLGLVNTAGQMINDYNYREGVSIWFRGIFRFQLHPGLMEHAPLSFQLHGALAMFLFALWPFTRLVHVFSAPVGYLTRPYIVYRSRTVTAAGTRRERRGWEQPG from the coding sequence ATGAACACGTTCTGGTGGGTGATCTACCCCTACATCTGCCTGACCTTCTTCGTGCTCGGACACATCTGGCGCTACCGGTACGACAAGTTCGGCTGGACCACCCGCTCCTCGCAGCTCTACGAGGCCCGGCTGCTGCGCTGGGGCAGCCCGCTGTTCCACTTCGGCATCCTGTTCGTCTTCCTGGGCCACGTGATGGGCCTCGGTGTGCCGGAGTCGTGGACGCAGGCGGTCGGGATCTCGGAAGGGATCTACCACGCGATGGCGATCGGCATCGGCTCGGTCGCGGGCTTCTCGACCATCGTCGGGATGGTCATCCTGATCTACCGGCGGCGCACCGTCGGCCCGGTCTTCAGCGTGACCACCAAGATGGACAAGTTCATGTACGCCGTGCTCGCGTCGGTGATCGTCCTGGGCCTGGTCAACACCGCCGGCCAGATGATCAACGACTACAACTACCGCGAGGGCGTGTCGATCTGGTTCCGCGGCATCTTCCGCTTCCAGCTCCATCCCGGCCTGATGGAGCACGCGCCGCTGAGCTTCCAGCTGCACGGCGCCCTGGCGATGTTCCTGTTCGCCCTGTGGCCGTTCACCCGGCTGGTGCACGTGTTCAGTGCACCGGTGGGCTACCTGACCAGGCCGTACATCGTCTACCGGAGCCGGACCGTCACCGCTGCCGGCACCCGGCGGGAGCGGCGCGGCTGGGAGCAGCCCGGCTGA
- a CDS encoding S53 family peptidase, whose translation MHPRRSRGLVAAGATLAAVAALIAANPGGTTAAAAQYPTPHQMLPKHVQFISGEGAAPGPAYRATSRRFTPPGIQGSYNLKALYDEGLDGSGKTIAIVDSFGYPQAGADLKQFSQDYGLPLMCGMPDVACQDGMAKFSTLTFGNHQVKASPDSSSPGQEDSNAWSVEVALDIEYAHTIAPGANILLVATPTAETLGVQGFPNMMNAEQYVVDHHLADVVTQSFGAAEDSFGSAQSLQSLRHAFESGTEQGITFLASSGDSGSVGSSKTPVSQGGSQLDTPQVGWPASDPLVTAVGGTTLCTDVFTGLTVDSANPPADCQQNPGQREVGWNGSGGGFSHVFARPSYQGTLPAGSTSIPDSARGVPDISMNASCTSYVVVLDTAPGYGGYYGVCGTSEASPMFAGVVAIADQAAGHDLGLLNKLLYGTPAPKYDVVSGNNTQDGSGVPGYAAGTGWDAVTGLGTPADAHAFVHAIAGR comes from the coding sequence GTGCATCCACGACGTTCTCGGGGCCTTGTCGCGGCAGGAGCAACCCTCGCTGCCGTCGCCGCCCTCATCGCAGCCAACCCAGGCGGCACCACCGCCGCAGCGGCGCAGTACCCCACACCCCACCAGATGCTGCCCAAGCACGTGCAGTTCATCTCCGGCGAGGGCGCCGCCCCCGGGCCGGCCTACCGGGCCACCTCGCGGCGGTTCACCCCACCAGGGATCCAGGGGTCCTACAACCTCAAGGCGCTGTACGACGAGGGCCTGGACGGCAGCGGGAAGACGATCGCGATCGTCGACTCCTTCGGCTACCCGCAGGCCGGCGCCGATCTGAAGCAGTTCAGCCAGGACTACGGGCTTCCACTGATGTGCGGCATGCCCGACGTCGCCTGCCAGGACGGGATGGCGAAGTTCTCGACGCTGACGTTCGGCAACCACCAGGTCAAGGCCTCACCGGACAGCTCCTCGCCCGGCCAGGAGGACTCCAATGCCTGGTCCGTCGAGGTCGCGCTCGACATCGAGTACGCCCACACGATCGCGCCGGGTGCGAACATCCTGCTGGTCGCCACGCCCACGGCGGAGACGCTCGGGGTACAAGGGTTCCCGAACATGATGAACGCCGAGCAGTACGTCGTCGACCACCACCTCGCCGACGTGGTGACCCAGAGCTTCGGCGCGGCCGAGGACTCCTTCGGATCGGCGCAGTCGCTGCAGAGCCTGCGGCACGCGTTCGAGTCCGGCACGGAGCAGGGCATCACGTTCCTGGCCTCCTCGGGCGACTCCGGCAGTGTGGGCTCCTCGAAGACCCCCGTCAGCCAGGGCGGCTCGCAGCTCGACACCCCGCAGGTGGGCTGGCCCGCCTCCGACCCGCTCGTGACGGCCGTCGGCGGCACCACGCTGTGCACAGACGTGTTCACCGGCCTGACCGTCGACTCGGCGAACCCGCCGGCGGACTGCCAGCAGAACCCCGGCCAGCGTGAGGTCGGCTGGAACGGCTCGGGTGGCGGCTTCAGCCACGTCTTCGCCCGCCCGTCGTACCAGGGCACCCTGCCGGCCGGCTCGACGAGCATCCCGGACTCCGCCCGCGGCGTCCCGGACATCTCGATGAACGCGTCCTGCACGTCCTACGTGGTCGTGCTGGACACCGCGCCCGGGTACGGCGGCTACTACGGGGTCTGCGGGACCTCCGAGGCCTCGCCGATGTTCGCCGGCGTGGTCGCGATCGCCGACCAGGCCGCCGGACACGACCTCGGGCTGCTCAACAAGTTGCTCTACGGCACGCCCGCGCCGAAGTACGACGTGGTCTCCGGCAACAACACCCAGGACGGCTCGGGAGTCCCCGGCTACGCCGCCGGCACCGGCTGGGACGCCGTCACCGGTCTGGGAACGCCCGCCGACGCGCACGCCTTCGTGCACGCGATCGCCGGACGCTAG
- a CDS encoding acylphosphatase, with protein sequence MAERAVEVVVTGLVQGVFFRARCADEARRLGVRGWVANEYDGSVRGHFEGAAEAVDALVSWCREGSPRSRVDRVALSDAVVEHAPGFEAR encoded by the coding sequence ATGGCTGAGCGTGCCGTCGAGGTGGTCGTGACCGGACTGGTGCAGGGCGTCTTCTTCCGCGCCCGGTGTGCGGACGAGGCTCGGCGACTCGGGGTGCGCGGCTGGGTCGCCAACGAGTACGACGGGTCGGTGCGCGGTCACTTCGAGGGCGCCGCCGAGGCGGTCGACGCCCTGGTTTCGTGGTGCCGCGAGGGGAGCCCGCGGTCGCGGGTGGACCGGGTCGCGCTCAGTGATGCGGTTGTGGAGCATGCTCCCGGCTTCGAGGCTCGCTGA
- the hppD gene encoding 4-hydroxyphenylpyruvate dioxygenase, whose translation MTTPTETTHASTLTALTDEEVQAGLSLDQLKQLVGLVEYDEDSDVFPVTGWDAIVFCVGNATQAAHYYQSAWGMELEAYSGPENGNRDHKSFVLRSGSIRFVLEGAVDPDSPLADHHRRHGDGVTDIALEVPDVDKCVAQAIRAGATVVREPEDVSDEHGTVRIAAIATYGETRHTLVDRSRYDGPYLPGYVEKRSTWARKADQPKRLFQALDHVVGNVELGHMDEWVSFYNKVMGFVNMAEFIGDDIATDYSALMSKVVANGNHRVKFPLNEPAVARKKSQIDEYLEFYRGAGAQHLALATNDILATVDALRANGVEFLATPDSYYEDAELRARIGEVRVPIEELQKRAILVDRDEDGYLLQIFTKPIGDRPTVFFELIERHGSLGFGKGNFKALFEAIEREQELRGNL comes from the coding sequence ATGACCACCCCCACCGAGACCACCCACGCCAGCACCCTGACCGCGCTCACCGACGAGGAGGTCCAGGCCGGGCTCTCCTTGGACCAGCTCAAGCAGCTCGTCGGCCTCGTGGAGTACGACGAGGACAGCGATGTCTTCCCGGTCACCGGCTGGGACGCGATCGTGTTCTGCGTCGGCAACGCCACCCAGGCAGCGCACTATTACCAATCGGCTTGGGGGATGGAGCTGGAGGCCTACTCCGGCCCCGAGAACGGCAACCGCGACCACAAGTCGTTCGTGCTGCGCTCGGGCTCGATCCGCTTCGTGCTCGAGGGCGCTGTGGACCCCGACAGCCCGCTCGCCGACCACCACCGTCGGCACGGCGACGGCGTCACCGACATCGCCCTGGAGGTGCCCGACGTGGACAAGTGCGTCGCGCAGGCGATCAGGGCCGGGGCGACGGTCGTGCGCGAGCCCGAGGACGTCTCGGACGAGCACGGGACGGTCCGGATCGCCGCGATCGCGACGTACGGCGAAACCCGGCACACCCTCGTCGACCGCAGCCGGTACGACGGCCCCTACCTGCCGGGCTACGTCGAGAAGCGCAGCACCTGGGCGCGGAAGGCGGACCAGCCGAAGCGACTGTTCCAGGCCCTCGACCACGTGGTCGGCAACGTCGAGCTGGGCCACATGGACGAGTGGGTGTCGTTCTACAACAAGGTGATGGGCTTCGTGAACATGGCGGAGTTCATCGGTGATGACATCGCCACCGACTACTCGGCGCTGATGAGCAAGGTGGTGGCCAACGGGAACCACCGGGTGAAGTTCCCTCTGAACGAGCCCGCAGTGGCCCGCAAGAAGTCACAGATCGACGAGTACCTCGAGTTCTACCGCGGCGCCGGCGCCCAACACCTCGCGCTCGCGACCAACGACATCCTCGCGACCGTCGACGCGCTGCGTGCCAACGGCGTGGAGTTCCTGGCCACGCCGGACTCCTACTACGAGGACGCCGAGCTGCGAGCCCGCATCGGTGAGGTGCGGGTGCCGATCGAGGAGCTGCAGAAGCGCGCGATCCTGGTGGACCGCGACGAGGACGGCTACCTGCTGCAGATCTTCACCAAGCCGATCGGCGACCGGCCGACGGTGTTCTTCGAGCTGATCGAGCGGCACGGCTCGCTCGGGTTCGGCAAGGGCAACTTCAAGGCGCTCTTCGAGGCGATCGAGCGCGAGCAGGAGCTGCGCGGCAACCTGTGA
- a CDS encoding Lrp/AsnC family transcriptional regulator yields the protein MDQIDRNLIAVFAAEPRIGVLEASRRLGVARGTVQARLDKLQRRGVISGWGPELDPAALGYPVTAFLTLEIRQGAGHETVAATLATIPEVLEAHTITGAGDMWARVVARSNADLQRVIDQVVADEHIVRSSTVIALATQVPYRVLPLAGTSSS from the coding sequence ATGGACCAGATCGACCGCAACCTGATCGCCGTGTTCGCCGCCGAGCCGAGGATCGGTGTGCTCGAGGCGAGCCGGCGCCTCGGCGTGGCGCGCGGCACCGTGCAGGCCCGACTGGACAAGCTCCAGCGCCGCGGGGTCATCTCCGGCTGGGGACCCGAGCTCGACCCGGCGGCGCTCGGCTACCCGGTGACGGCCTTCCTCACCCTGGAGATCCGCCAGGGCGCCGGTCACGAGACGGTGGCCGCGACCTTGGCCACCATCCCCGAGGTGCTCGAGGCACACACCATCACCGGGGCGGGCGACATGTGGGCCCGGGTGGTCGCCCGCTCCAACGCCGACCTGCAGCGCGTGATCGATCAGGTCGTCGCCGACGAGCACATCGTCCGCTCCTCGACGGTGATCGCCCTGGCCACCCAGGTGCCCTACCGGGTGCTGCCGCTGGCCGGGACGAGCTCCTCCTGA
- a CDS encoding right-handed parallel beta-helix repeat-containing protein, whose protein sequence is MRTGTLQAWRHAGVWLCVSGGAATGLLALGVWPAGATTLSCGSVVTESVTLTNDLTGCTGDGLDIGADGITIDLNGHTISGTGSGLAGVSSGGHSGVTIANGTVRGFIAGVTLQGGSDGTVRSVTATGNQFGIIATGTSDAAITGSTAVKNGLPGDNGNGISVVDATNTLVSDDVANGNGFGGINVIGGDGTTVERSVANSNHVNGVLVQGAADTTVTGVTANDNIDNGFFVRSDASNTSIAQSRANATREYGGTNGNGMLIQSPSTVLSDTVTNGNQAHGIDAVTGVTATHAIAHGNKAPADCMNVACS, encoded by the coding sequence ATGAGGACAGGAACGTTGCAGGCTTGGCGGCATGCGGGTGTGTGGCTGTGTGTCAGCGGCGGGGCGGCGACCGGGCTGCTGGCGCTCGGCGTCTGGCCCGCGGGGGCGACGACACTCAGCTGCGGCAGCGTGGTCACCGAGAGCGTGACGCTGACGAACGACCTGACCGGCTGCACGGGAGACGGTCTGGACATCGGCGCCGACGGCATCACGATCGACCTCAACGGCCACACCATCAGCGGGACGGGCTCCGGCCTCGCGGGCGTCAGCAGCGGTGGACACAGCGGCGTCACGATCGCGAACGGGACCGTGCGGGGCTTCATCGCCGGCGTCACCCTCCAAGGCGGCTCTGACGGCACCGTTCGGTCCGTCACCGCGACCGGCAACCAGTTCGGGATCATCGCGACCGGCACCAGCGACGCGGCCATCACCGGCAGCACCGCGGTCAAGAACGGCCTCCCCGGCGACAACGGCAACGGCATCTCGGTCGTGGACGCCACGAACACGCTCGTCTCCGACGATGTGGCCAACGGCAACGGCTTCGGTGGCATCAATGTCATCGGCGGAGACGGGACCACCGTGGAGAGGTCCGTGGCCAACAGCAACCACGTCAATGGCGTCCTCGTCCAGGGCGCGGCCGACACCACCGTGACGGGGGTGACCGCCAACGACAACATCGACAACGGGTTCTTCGTGCGCAGCGACGCCTCGAACACGTCGATCGCGCAGAGCCGGGCGAATGCGACGCGCGAGTACGGCGGGACGAACGGCAACGGGATGCTGATCCAGAGCCCGTCAACCGTCCTCAGCGACACGGTCACCAATGGCAACCAGGCTCACGGCATCGACGCGGTGACCGGCGTGACCGCGACGCACGCGATCGCGCACGGCAACAAGGCGCCGGCCGATTGCATGAACGTCGCCTGTTCCTGA
- a CDS encoding bifunctional metallophosphatase/5'-nucleotidase, with protein sequence MNMSDHPATRRSVLTGAAALAAAGFVPSPAWAGSDDGRPRTRLTLLGSTDLHGHVFNWDYYKNTEYDDPAHNDVGVAKVATLIDAMREQRRGEPLLTLDAGDTIQGTPLAQYYAVVDPISRTNVHPMANAMNLMGYDAAALGNHEFNYGVPLLRTFQSQVNFPLLGANAVDPATKLPVFPPYLIRHFRPADGPRLTVGVLGLTNPGIAIWDKANVTGKVEFPGLVEQATVFVPELKQKGCDVVVIVAHSGMDTSSSYGDALPYPENASTLVAQQVPDVDAILVGHAHVDIPERFVENEQTGRRVLLCEPDYWGMRLAVMDLNLELRRGRWAVASSSSQNLNSNTVGERPDVAAAVRRQHQTVIDYVNSPIGTCTEELSAARAVVEDVPVIDFINYVQADAVKAATGTSLPMLSIAAPFNRSATFPAGQVTLRDVAGLYIYDNTLLGIQITGAQVRDYLEYDMAYFQQVSGAGPFSMDQVTNAVTPTAPNGTPDYNFDTIAGLDAPLSYDIDIAQPVGFRIKNLQYAGAPVADDQQFLMAINNYRQSGGGGFPHVATAPVVYNRQVAITQLLIDWVTANKVIDPAQFASADWRLVSNGQPITVT encoded by the coding sequence ATGAACATGTCCGACCATCCGGCCACCCGTCGATCGGTCCTCACCGGAGCCGCGGCGCTGGCAGCCGCAGGCTTCGTCCCCAGCCCCGCCTGGGCAGGTAGCGACGACGGACGCCCGCGCACCCGGCTCACCCTGCTCGGCAGCACCGACCTGCATGGGCACGTCTTCAACTGGGACTACTACAAGAACACCGAGTACGACGACCCGGCGCACAACGACGTCGGGGTGGCGAAGGTGGCCACCCTCATCGACGCGATGCGTGAGCAACGCCGGGGCGAGCCGTTGCTCACGCTGGACGCGGGCGACACCATCCAGGGCACGCCGCTGGCGCAGTACTACGCGGTGGTCGACCCGATCAGCCGCACGAACGTGCACCCGATGGCGAACGCGATGAACCTGATGGGGTACGACGCCGCCGCGCTGGGCAACCACGAGTTCAACTACGGCGTCCCGCTGCTGCGGACCTTCCAGAGTCAGGTGAACTTCCCCCTGCTCGGCGCGAACGCGGTCGACCCGGCGACGAAGCTGCCGGTGTTTCCGCCGTACCTGATCCGGCACTTCCGCCCGGCGGACGGCCCCCGGTTGACCGTCGGCGTCCTCGGGCTGACCAACCCTGGCATCGCGATCTGGGACAAGGCGAACGTGACGGGCAAGGTGGAGTTCCCCGGCCTGGTGGAGCAGGCGACGGTCTTCGTGCCCGAGTTGAAGCAGAAGGGCTGCGACGTCGTGGTGATCGTGGCGCACTCGGGCATGGACACCAGCTCGTCGTACGGCGATGCACTGCCGTACCCCGAGAACGCCTCGACCCTGGTCGCCCAGCAGGTCCCCGACGTCGACGCGATCCTCGTGGGACATGCTCATGTGGACATCCCCGAGCGCTTCGTCGAGAACGAGCAGACGGGCCGCCGGGTGCTGCTGTGCGAGCCCGACTACTGGGGCATGCGGCTGGCCGTGATGGACCTGAACCTCGAGCTGCGTCGCGGCCGGTGGGCGGTGGCGTCGTCGTCCTCCCAGAATCTCAACTCCAACACGGTCGGCGAGCGCCCGGACGTCGCTGCAGCGGTACGCCGGCAGCACCAGACGGTCATCGACTACGTGAACTCGCCGATCGGAACCTGCACCGAGGAGCTCTCCGCAGCCCGGGCCGTGGTCGAGGACGTGCCGGTCATCGACTTCATCAACTACGTGCAGGCAGACGCGGTGAAGGCCGCGACCGGCACCAGCCTTCCGATGCTCTCGATCGCGGCACCGTTCAACCGGTCCGCCACGTTCCCCGCCGGCCAGGTCACGCTGCGCGACGTCGCCGGGCTGTACATCTACGACAACACGCTGCTCGGCATCCAGATCACCGGCGCCCAGGTGCGCGACTACCTGGAATACGACATGGCCTACTTCCAGCAGGTGTCCGGCGCCGGGCCGTTCAGCATGGACCAGGTCACCAACGCGGTGACGCCGACGGCGCCGAACGGCACCCCCGACTACAACTTCGACACCATCGCGGGGCTGGACGCGCCGTTGAGCTACGACATCGACATCGCCCAACCGGTCGGCTTCCGGATCAAGAACCTGCAGTACGCCGGAGCCCCGGTCGCCGATGACCAGCAGTTCCTGATGGCGATCAACAACTACCGTCAGTCCGGCGGCGGCGGGTTCCCACACGTGGCGACGGCGCCGGTCGTCTACAACCGTCAGGTCGCGATCACCCAGCTGCTCATCGACTGGGTGACCGCGAACAAGGTGATCGACCCGGCGCAGTTCGCCTCGGCCGACTGGCGCCTGGTGTCGAACGGCCAGCCGATCACGGTCACCTGA